Proteins encoded by one window of Longimicrobiales bacterium:
- a CDS encoding ornithine cyclodeaminase family protein, translating to MAVQVPMIDADGVSAALSYVDCIELMEDALRTFDRGDAVQPMRSVIQLPDGTGTLYTMPAFIAAPRSLAVKMIAVFHGNDAHGLPSHQGIVVAFDPDTGSPVLLIDAARLTAIRTASVSAVATRALARADAGVLAVLGTGVQARSHIEAIALVRAIHEVRVWGRRPERARELAGLITGSAASAGDTPAVNVVVCDSAADAVADADIICTTTSAREPVLEGAWLKPGAHINAIGASTPDARELDSATIARSRVFVDSIDAALMEPGDLLVPLGQGVTDVRGWAPIGAVLNGNAPGRRATEEITLFKSVGLAIEDAAAAAHIARRQPAPGEA from the coding sequence ATGGCGGTTCAAGTACCCATGATCGATGCGGACGGTGTCAGTGCGGCGCTTTCCTACGTCGACTGCATCGAACTGATGGAAGACGCGCTGCGCACATTCGACCGTGGCGACGCCGTCCAGCCGATGCGCAGTGTCATCCAGCTGCCCGATGGCACGGGGACGCTGTATACCATGCCGGCCTTCATCGCGGCGCCACGATCGCTCGCGGTGAAGATGATTGCGGTATTTCATGGCAATGACGCGCACGGCCTGCCGTCGCACCAGGGTATCGTGGTTGCGTTCGATCCCGACACGGGCTCGCCTGTACTGCTTATCGATGCGGCACGTCTCACAGCCATCCGTACGGCGTCCGTCAGCGCCGTGGCGACGCGGGCGCTCGCGCGCGCCGACGCCGGGGTGCTCGCAGTCCTGGGCACGGGTGTGCAGGCGCGCAGCCACATCGAAGCCATCGCTCTCGTCCGAGCGATCCACGAGGTGCGGGTCTGGGGGCGCAGGCCGGAACGCGCACGAGAGCTCGCTGGCCTGATCACAGGCAGCGCGGCATCGGCAGGTGACACTCCGGCGGTCAATGTGGTAGTCTGCGACAGTGCCGCCGACGCGGTCGCGGACGCGGACATCATCTGCACCACGACCAGCGCGCGCGAGCCGGTGCTGGAGGGTGCCTGGCTGAAGCCCGGCGCGCACATCAACGCGATCGGCGCCAGCACGCCCGACGCGCGCGAGCTGGACAGCGCCACGATCGCCAGATCGCGCGTATTCGTGGACAGCATCGATGCCGCGCTCATGGAGCCCGGCGACCTGCTCGTTCCATTGGGCCAGGGTGTGACCGATGTACGGGGCTGGGCACCGATCGGCGCGGTTCTGAACGGCAATGCGCCCGGTCGCCGGGCCACGGAGGAGATCACGCTGTTCAAATCGGTGGGACTGGCGATCGAGGACGCCGCGGCCGCGGCACACATCGCGCGGCGGCAGCCTGCACCTGGAGAGGCATGA
- a CDS encoding BrxA/BrxB family bacilliredoxin — protein sequence MHRYPEMMIAPMRREIAELGAVDLKSPEAVEEFIAHSKGGTAMIVVNSVCGCSAGTMRPGLALALEQGPKPGAIGQVFAGADLEATERARELFAPYPPSSPAIALFKDGELVFMLERHQIQGRSPEAIASSLSGAVASHSAAA from the coding sequence ATGCACCGGTACCCAGAAATGATGATTGCACCGATGCGCCGCGAGATCGCGGAGCTCGGCGCAGTCGACCTGAAGTCGCCCGAAGCCGTTGAGGAGTTCATCGCGCACTCGAAGGGCGGCACTGCAATGATCGTCGTCAACTCCGTCTGCGGCTGCTCCGCTGGCACCATGCGCCCGGGACTGGCGCTCGCCCTGGAACAGGGCCCGAAGCCGGGCGCCATCGGCCAGGTGTTCGCCGGGGCCGACCTCGAGGCCACCGAGCGTGCGCGCGAGCTGTTCGCGCCCTATCCGCCGTCATCGCCGGCGATCGCGCTGTTCAAGGATGGCGAGCTGGTGTTCATGCTCGAACGCCATCAGATCCAGGGCCGCTCTCCTGAGGCGATCGCCAGCTCGCTGAGCGGCGCCGTCGCATCCCACTCCGCGGCCGCGTGA
- a CDS encoding HD domain-containing protein: MSEAPGASSPDSGTARAAAAARPRPDASHPDVEASRAAAAGQLPADVRFAQQLEFIVAVDKLKNVLRVSRVTDGSRQENSAEHSWHVALMAMLLHEHAPADIDVLHVIRLLLIHDIVEIDAGDTYCYDNDGYVDKEERERQAAIRLFGMLPDDQSSEFLALWEEFEGMRTPAAALANAVDRIQPFILGRHRDDGDWRFRARTREQILQRMDPIREAMPSLWPYVLSVVEDAFTSGRFGAPYPWEEEGATG, translated from the coding sequence GTGAGCGAAGCGCCCGGCGCATCGTCTCCGGACTCCGGAACGGCGCGCGCCGCCGCGGCCGCCCGGCCGCGCCCGGACGCCTCGCATCCGGACGTCGAGGCATCGCGTGCGGCCGCGGCGGGCCAGCTGCCAGCGGACGTCCGCTTCGCCCAGCAGCTCGAGTTCATCGTCGCGGTCGACAAACTCAAGAACGTGCTCCGCGTCAGTCGCGTCACGGATGGCTCGCGGCAGGAGAACAGCGCGGAGCACTCCTGGCACGTGGCACTCATGGCCATGCTGCTGCACGAGCATGCGCCAGCGGACATCGATGTGCTGCACGTCATCCGCCTCCTGCTCATTCATGACATCGTCGAGATCGACGCGGGCGACACATACTGCTACGACAACGACGGCTACGTCGACAAGGAAGAGCGCGAGCGGCAGGCCGCAATCCGCCTCTTCGGTATGCTGCCCGACGATCAGTCGTCCGAGTTCCTCGCACTCTGGGAGGAATTCGAGGGCATGCGCACACCTGCCGCCGCGCTGGCGAATGCCGTGGACCGTATTCAGCCGTTCATCCTGGGCCGCCACCGCGACGATGGCGACTGGCGGTTCCGTGCGCGCACGCGCGAGCAGATCCTTCAGCGCATGGATCCGATTCGCGAGGCGATGCCGTCGCTATGGCCCTACGTGCTGTCGGTCGTGGAAGATGCGTTCACCAGCGGCCGCTTCGGCGCGCCCTATCCGTGGGAAGAGGAGGGCGCCACCGGCTGA
- the solA gene encoding N-methyl-L-tryptophan oxidase, translated as MRAPDVVVAGLGAHGAALMHELARRGVSVLGLDMHTPPHEYGSTTGRTRITRQAYYEDPLYVPLVQRAGDLWAELEELTGTVLYRQTGGLMAGRAGCELVRGCLASAERHRLPHELLDAGGIRRRFRAIQPDEDVVGVYEPNAGVLLLDACIRTLLEQAQAYGAEVRTGTRITGWRAAGDGVTLETTSGTMHAGHAVFAVGSWLNPLLASERTDAPVRLKLTVERQTAHWFGAAPGVHGFSAAECPVTMLQLADGRMFYTLPDVGHGLKAALHHDGATVTADTVDRTVSAAEEERVRALLQDWMPGAGHRVLDGGVCLYTNTPDRHFLVDRHPSHGNVLLVSACSGHGFKFAPALAEITADLALEGDAAFDVTMFGADRLRV; from the coding sequence ATGAGAGCACCCGATGTAGTGGTCGCAGGCCTTGGGGCGCATGGCGCCGCGCTCATGCACGAGCTGGCGCGGCGCGGTGTATCCGTGCTGGGGCTCGACATGCATACCCCGCCGCACGAGTACGGCTCCACGACGGGCCGCACGCGCATCACCCGGCAGGCATACTACGAAGACCCTCTTTACGTTCCGCTCGTCCAGCGGGCGGGCGATCTGTGGGCCGAGCTCGAGGAGCTGACCGGGACAGTGCTTTACCGCCAGACCGGCGGCCTGATGGCCGGCCGGGCGGGCTGCGAGCTGGTTCGCGGATGCCTGGCCAGCGCGGAACGGCACCGTCTCCCGCACGAGCTGCTCGACGCCGGCGGTATCCGGCGCCGATTTCGTGCGATACAGCCGGACGAGGACGTGGTCGGTGTCTATGAGCCGAACGCCGGCGTGCTCCTGCTCGATGCGTGCATTCGCACCCTGCTGGAACAGGCGCAGGCGTATGGCGCGGAGGTCCGGACCGGCACGCGCATCACCGGCTGGCGCGCGGCTGGCGATGGCGTGACGCTCGAGACGACGTCAGGTACCATGCACGCGGGGCATGCGGTGTTCGCGGTCGGGTCGTGGCTCAATCCGCTGCTGGCGTCGGAACGTACGGATGCGCCGGTCCGGCTGAAGCTCACGGTCGAGCGGCAGACCGCGCACTGGTTCGGTGCTGCGCCCGGCGTGCACGGCTTCAGCGCCGCGGAGTGTCCGGTGACGATGCTGCAGCTCGCCGACGGTCGGATGTTCTACACGCTGCCCGACGTCGGGCATGGCCTCAAGGCCGCGTTGCATCATGATGGCGCCACGGTGACGGCGGACACGGTCGATCGCACGGTGAGCGCGGCGGAGGAAGAGCGTGTGCGCGCCCTGTTGCAGGACTGGATGCCGGGCGCGGGTCACCGCGTACTGGATGGCGGCGTCTGTCTCTACACGAACACGCCGGACCGGCATTTCCTCGTGGACCGGCATCCGTCGCACGGGAACGTTCTGCTCGTGAGCGCGTGCTCCGGCCACGGCTTCAAGTTCGCTCCGGCACTCGCCGAAATCACTGCGGACCTGGCGCTGGAAGGCGATGCGGCGTTCGATGTGACGATGTTCGGTGCGGACAGACTGCGGGTGTGA